The Oncorhynchus tshawytscha isolate Ot180627B linkage group LG08, Otsh_v2.0, whole genome shotgun sequence genome window below encodes:
- the LOC112256655 gene encoding rho GTPase-activating protein 11A isoform X3, with protein sequence MKIIERNVMRLAVVQHLRAAYGIKTKNWNKNKAHTSCKLTVSYSVKVFGVPLESLPQYSVENGSVPCFLMDACTSLLEHVDTEGLFRKSGSIVRLKALRAKLDKGEECLSTALPCDVAGLVKQFFRELPDPVLPTELHDAFLKAQQLPTEEERTSATLLLSCVLPDRNMSILHYFFGFLHKVSQRSGVNKMDSSNLSVILAPNLLHAGDGADKMNASTEKRLKQQAAVVYCLIEHALDFGVVPQFIMEKIPAMLGCEAAVLSPTLDGLEELDTNSGTKRRHRRSLGVFSSTPVIITPNSKRKLPLESGQSYGSSKKRRSIKKNLVLELLPNALFGGSSTPVPGYMDPSASESLNSSQNALSSIGRSSRQCASSARRKSKRLSHRHVVNRVESGKAGCFSPKVTKKETVCKSLRLRFSLGKSSRDPKEGSESIGWRLATQESTTSFRFTKDAEFSPTVLRNKSSSNGSKFYSKSEDNLLTPQCDEGSALRTSWNGETPDEGFVLGGGSFTDTPMNMCLNNNYYSEPAIVVAKPPMVASFPKKLCCGSSAESLESEGSFSQSQTGPTLLKIKRSFTESHHSAPSGEEKASHPENTETDSTPSESSTLKGASPNKESSSMPTPHRCLADDQNITFGQIKFVPLSPLSIDSTLFEVGGSSSQSEKACDQSLCAGDRSVGGEAETVADQVNCSRLIDALDIQSPAHFTRSMAAGVQTTPYRASGLEYFQELNTPLPPMGTVSVMVDVAVASPEPSTHPQRQEHQQVELPSPGTLETRRVRVADHIQRFNKLVLYSPKSQAKAVRSPLKFQRTPVRQSVRRINSLLVDRRPAVVGNTSSRAQDTPTPVGKAVSLESGLSAGALLQPYQCQADNQGGLPNYKGRSTKTRPPPVPPKKTASIMRKPRNCALGDVTNKVQPKAKGDTPIKNSPGGEGQKSVVQQVAERDVCCYRGSPRNPLNDGRLLSATKPIDL encoded by the exons ATGAAGATCATTGAAAGAAATGTGATGCGTCTGGCTGTTGTGCAACACCTTCGTGCTGCTTATGGGATAAAGACGAAGAATTGGAATAAAAACAAAGCTCACACCAGCTGCAAGTTGACAGTTAGCTATTCG GTGAAAGTGTTTGGTGTACCGCTGGAGAGCCTTCCGCAGTACAGTGTGGAGAATGGCAGTGTACCGTG TTTTCTCATGGATGCGTGCACAAGTCTGCTGGAACATGTGGATACAGAGGGTTTGTTCAGAAAGTCTGGTTCCATTGTCCGCCTGAAAGCACTCAGG GCGAAGTTGGATAAGGGTGAGGAGTGCCTGTCCACTGCCCTGCCGTGTGATGTTGCTGGCCTGGTCAAGCAGTTCTTCAGGGAGCTACCAGATCCTGTTCTGCCCACAGAGCTGCATGATGCCTTCCTCAAGGCCCAGCAGCTgcccacagaggaggagaggacctcTGCCACCCTGCTGCTGTCCTGTGTACTGCCTGACAGAAACATGAGCATCCTACATTACTTCTTCGGCTTCCTCCACAAAGTCTCTCAGAG AAGTGGTGTGAATAAGATGGACAGCAGTAACCTGTCTGTGATCCTGGCTCCCAACCTCCTGCACGCTGGAGACGGGGCAGACAAGATGAACGCCAGCACAGAGAAACGCCTCAAGCAACAGGCAGCCGTGGTCTACTGCCTTATAGAACATGCTCTGGATTTCG GTGTGGTACCTCAGTTCATCATGGAGAAGATTCCAGCCATGCTGGGCTGCGAGGCTGCTGTTCTCTCCCCTACTCTAGATGGATTAGAGGAGTTAGACACAAACTCTGGGACCAAGAGGAGACACAGGCGCAGTTTAGGAG TTTTTTCTTCAACTCCTGTGATAATTACTCCCAACTCCAAGAGAAAACTTCCTTTGGAATCTGGTCAAAGTTATGGCTCCAGCAAGAAACGGAGATCCATCAAAAAGAACCTTGTTTTAGAGTTACTACCTAATGCTCTGTTTGGTGGAAGCTCTACTCCTGTACCAG GATACATGGACCCCAGTGCTTCGGAATCCCTGAACTCCTCCCAGAATGCATTGTCCTCAATTGGGAGGTCCAGCAGGCAGTGTGCCAGCTCTGCAAGGAGAAAGAGCAAACGACTGAGTCACCGGCATGTTGTCAACCG AGTGGAGTCAGGGAAAGCTGGTTGCTTCTCTCCCAAGGTCACCAAGAAAGAAACCGTTTGTAAGTCCCTGCGCCTGCGCTTCAGCCTGGGCAAGAGCAGCAGAGACCCT AAAGAGGGTTCAGAGTCCATTGGTTGGCGACTTGCCACTCAAGAGAGCACCACCAGTTTTCGTTTCACCAAAGATGCCGAATTTAGCCCGACTGTATTGCGAAACAAGAGCTCGTCGAATG GCTCCAAGTTCTACAGTAAGTCAGAGGACAACCTGCTGACCCCCCAGTGTGACGAAGGCAGTGCCCTCCGGACGTCCTGGAACGGGGAGACCCCTGACGAGGGTTTTGTCTTGGGCGGGGGCTCCTTCACCGACACACCCATGAACATGTGCCTGAACAACAACTACTACTCTGAGCCTGCCATCGTGGTGGCCAAGCCCCCCATGGTGGCCAGCTTCCCCAAGAAGCTATGCTGTGGCTCCAGCGCTGAGAGCCTGGAGAGTGAGGGCTCGTTCAGCCAGTCCCAGACCGGGCCCACCTTACTCAAGATCAAAAGATCCTTCACTGAGTCACACCACAGTGCCCCCTCAGGAGAGGAGAAGGCATCACACCCTGAGAACACTGAAACAGATTCAACTCCTTCTGAATCTTCAACACTCAAAGGTGCATCACCAAACAAAGAGAGTTCTAGCATGCCAACACCTCACAGGTGTCTGGCTGAtgaccagaacatcacatttggTCAGATCAAGtttgttcctctgtctcccttgTCTATAGACAGCACCCTGTTTGAAGTGGGAGGGAGTAGCAGTCAGTCAGAGAAGGCCTGTGACCAGTCGCTGTGTGCTGGTGACAGATCTGtggggggagaggcagagactgtGGCTGACCAAGTGAACTGCAGTAGGCTGATCGATGCCCTGGACATCCAGAGCCCTGCTCACTTCACACGCAGCATGGCTGCTGGGGTCCAGACCACTCCATACAGAGCCTCCGGGCTGGAGTACTTTCAGGAGCTCAACACCCCTCTACCCCCCATGGGTACAGTATCTGTAATGGTAGATGTGGCTGTGGCATCCCCAGAGCCCAGTACCCATCCCCAGAGGCAGGAGCATCAGCAGGTGGAGCTTCCCTCCCCAGGCACCCTGGAGACCCGCAGGGTAAGGGTGGCAGACCACATCCAGCGCTTCAACAAGCTTGTCCTGTATTCACCTAAATCACAGGCCAAAGCAGTCAGGTCCCCTCTCAAGTTCCAGCGTACCCCCGTGCGCCAGTCTGTCCGCAGGATCAACTCTCTACTGGTGGACAGGAGGCCTGCAGTGGTTGGGAACACCTCCAGCCGGGCCCAGGACACCCCTACCCCTGTGGGGAAGGCTGTCAGCCTGGAGAGTGGCCTGTCTGCTGGGGCTCTGCTTCAGCCTTACCAGTGCCAGGCAGACAACCAGGGAGGCCTCCCAAATTACAAGGGCCGCTCCACAAAAACCCGCCCTCCTCCTGTCCCACCCAAGAAGACCGCCAGCATCATGCGCAAGCCTAGGAATTGCGCTCTAGGCGACGTGACCAACAAGGTACAACCTAAGGCCAAAGGTGACACACCCATTAAGAACAGCCCAGGAGGTGAAGGTCAGAAGTCTGTGGTGCAGCAGGTGGCTGAGAGGGATGTGTGTTGCTACAGAGGCTCCCCCAGGAACCCCCTCAACGATGGCAGACTGCTGTCAGCCACCAAGCCCATAGACCTCTAG
- the LOC112256655 gene encoding rho GTPase-activating protein 11A isoform X1 — MKIIERNVMRLAVVQHLRAAYGIKTKNWNKNKAHTSCKLTVSYSVKVFGVPLESLPQYSVENGSVPCFLMDACTSLLEHVDTEGLFRKSGSIVRLKALRAKLDKGEECLSTALPCDVAGLVKQFFRELPDPVLPTELHDAFLKAQQLPTEEERTSATLLLSCVLPDRNMSILHYFFGFLHKVSQRSGVNKMDSSNLSVILAPNLLHAGDGADKMNASTEKRLKQQAAVVYCLIEHALDFGVVPQFIMEKIPAMLGCEAAVLSPTLDGLEELDTNSGTKRRHRRSLGDMVNGARNKLKTNRTPTNTPQSDGYVFSSTPVIITPNSKRKLPLESGQSYGSSKKRRSIKKNLVLELLPNALFGGSSTPVPGYMDPSASESLNSSQNALSSIGRSSRQCASSARRKSKRLSHRHVVNRVESGKAGCFSPKVTKKETVCKSLRLRFSLGKSSRDPKEGSESIGWRLATQESTTSFRFTKDAEFSPTVLRNKSSSNGSKFYSKSEDNLLTPQCDEGSALRTSWNGETPDEGFVLGGGSFTDTPMNMCLNNNYYSEPAIVVAKPPMVASFPKKLCCGSSAESLESEGSFSQSQTGPTLLKIKRSFTESHHSAPSGEEKASHPENTETDSTPSESSTLKGASPNKESSSMPTPHRCLADDQNITFGQIKFVPLSPLSIDSTLFEVGGSSSQSEKACDQSLCAGDRSVGGEAETVADQVNCSRLIDALDIQSPAHFTRSMAAGVQTTPYRASGLEYFQELNTPLPPMGTVSVMVDVAVASPEPSTHPQRQEHQQVELPSPGTLETRRVRVADHIQRFNKLVLYSPKSQAKAVRSPLKFQRTPVRQSVRRINSLLVDRRPAVVGNTSSRAQDTPTPVGKAVSLESGLSAGALLQPYQCQADNQGGLPNYKGRSTKTRPPPVPPKKTASIMRKPRNCALGDVTNKVQPKAKGDTPIKNSPGGEGQKSVVQQVAERDVCCYRGSPRNPLNDGRLLSATKPIDL; from the exons ATGAAGATCATTGAAAGAAATGTGATGCGTCTGGCTGTTGTGCAACACCTTCGTGCTGCTTATGGGATAAAGACGAAGAATTGGAATAAAAACAAAGCTCACACCAGCTGCAAGTTGACAGTTAGCTATTCG GTGAAAGTGTTTGGTGTACCGCTGGAGAGCCTTCCGCAGTACAGTGTGGAGAATGGCAGTGTACCGTG TTTTCTCATGGATGCGTGCACAAGTCTGCTGGAACATGTGGATACAGAGGGTTTGTTCAGAAAGTCTGGTTCCATTGTCCGCCTGAAAGCACTCAGG GCGAAGTTGGATAAGGGTGAGGAGTGCCTGTCCACTGCCCTGCCGTGTGATGTTGCTGGCCTGGTCAAGCAGTTCTTCAGGGAGCTACCAGATCCTGTTCTGCCCACAGAGCTGCATGATGCCTTCCTCAAGGCCCAGCAGCTgcccacagaggaggagaggacctcTGCCACCCTGCTGCTGTCCTGTGTACTGCCTGACAGAAACATGAGCATCCTACATTACTTCTTCGGCTTCCTCCACAAAGTCTCTCAGAG AAGTGGTGTGAATAAGATGGACAGCAGTAACCTGTCTGTGATCCTGGCTCCCAACCTCCTGCACGCTGGAGACGGGGCAGACAAGATGAACGCCAGCACAGAGAAACGCCTCAAGCAACAGGCAGCCGTGGTCTACTGCCTTATAGAACATGCTCTGGATTTCG GTGTGGTACCTCAGTTCATCATGGAGAAGATTCCAGCCATGCTGGGCTGCGAGGCTGCTGTTCTCTCCCCTACTCTAGATGGATTAGAGGAGTTAGACACAAACTCTGGGACCAAGAGGAGACACAGGCGCAGTTTAGGAG ATATGGTCAATGGAGCTCGGAATAAGTTAAAAACAAATAGAACACCCACAAATACTCCCCAGTCAGACGGATATG TTTTTTCTTCAACTCCTGTGATAATTACTCCCAACTCCAAGAGAAAACTTCCTTTGGAATCTGGTCAAAGTTATGGCTCCAGCAAGAAACGGAGATCCATCAAAAAGAACCTTGTTTTAGAGTTACTACCTAATGCTCTGTTTGGTGGAAGCTCTACTCCTGTACCAG GATACATGGACCCCAGTGCTTCGGAATCCCTGAACTCCTCCCAGAATGCATTGTCCTCAATTGGGAGGTCCAGCAGGCAGTGTGCCAGCTCTGCAAGGAGAAAGAGCAAACGACTGAGTCACCGGCATGTTGTCAACCG AGTGGAGTCAGGGAAAGCTGGTTGCTTCTCTCCCAAGGTCACCAAGAAAGAAACCGTTTGTAAGTCCCTGCGCCTGCGCTTCAGCCTGGGCAAGAGCAGCAGAGACCCT AAAGAGGGTTCAGAGTCCATTGGTTGGCGACTTGCCACTCAAGAGAGCACCACCAGTTTTCGTTTCACCAAAGATGCCGAATTTAGCCCGACTGTATTGCGAAACAAGAGCTCGTCGAATG GCTCCAAGTTCTACAGTAAGTCAGAGGACAACCTGCTGACCCCCCAGTGTGACGAAGGCAGTGCCCTCCGGACGTCCTGGAACGGGGAGACCCCTGACGAGGGTTTTGTCTTGGGCGGGGGCTCCTTCACCGACACACCCATGAACATGTGCCTGAACAACAACTACTACTCTGAGCCTGCCATCGTGGTGGCCAAGCCCCCCATGGTGGCCAGCTTCCCCAAGAAGCTATGCTGTGGCTCCAGCGCTGAGAGCCTGGAGAGTGAGGGCTCGTTCAGCCAGTCCCAGACCGGGCCCACCTTACTCAAGATCAAAAGATCCTTCACTGAGTCACACCACAGTGCCCCCTCAGGAGAGGAGAAGGCATCACACCCTGAGAACACTGAAACAGATTCAACTCCTTCTGAATCTTCAACACTCAAAGGTGCATCACCAAACAAAGAGAGTTCTAGCATGCCAACACCTCACAGGTGTCTGGCTGAtgaccagaacatcacatttggTCAGATCAAGtttgttcctctgtctcccttgTCTATAGACAGCACCCTGTTTGAAGTGGGAGGGAGTAGCAGTCAGTCAGAGAAGGCCTGTGACCAGTCGCTGTGTGCTGGTGACAGATCTGtggggggagaggcagagactgtGGCTGACCAAGTGAACTGCAGTAGGCTGATCGATGCCCTGGACATCCAGAGCCCTGCTCACTTCACACGCAGCATGGCTGCTGGGGTCCAGACCACTCCATACAGAGCCTCCGGGCTGGAGTACTTTCAGGAGCTCAACACCCCTCTACCCCCCATGGGTACAGTATCTGTAATGGTAGATGTGGCTGTGGCATCCCCAGAGCCCAGTACCCATCCCCAGAGGCAGGAGCATCAGCAGGTGGAGCTTCCCTCCCCAGGCACCCTGGAGACCCGCAGGGTAAGGGTGGCAGACCACATCCAGCGCTTCAACAAGCTTGTCCTGTATTCACCTAAATCACAGGCCAAAGCAGTCAGGTCCCCTCTCAAGTTCCAGCGTACCCCCGTGCGCCAGTCTGTCCGCAGGATCAACTCTCTACTGGTGGACAGGAGGCCTGCAGTGGTTGGGAACACCTCCAGCCGGGCCCAGGACACCCCTACCCCTGTGGGGAAGGCTGTCAGCCTGGAGAGTGGCCTGTCTGCTGGGGCTCTGCTTCAGCCTTACCAGTGCCAGGCAGACAACCAGGGAGGCCTCCCAAATTACAAGGGCCGCTCCACAAAAACCCGCCCTCCTCCTGTCCCACCCAAGAAGACCGCCAGCATCATGCGCAAGCCTAGGAATTGCGCTCTAGGCGACGTGACCAACAAGGTACAACCTAAGGCCAAAGGTGACACACCCATTAAGAACAGCCCAGGAGGTGAAGGTCAGAAGTCTGTGGTGCAGCAGGTGGCTGAGAGGGATGTGTGTTGCTACAGAGGCTCCCCCAGGAACCCCCTCAACGATGGCAGACTGCTGTCAGCCACCAAGCCCATAGACCTCTAG